One Eurosta solidaginis isolate ZX-2024a chromosome 5, ASM4086904v1, whole genome shotgun sequence DNA segment encodes these proteins:
- the mge gene encoding mitochondrial import receptor subunit TOM22 homolog, giving the protein MDSDPDIEIIEKDSGMSSLGGSKDETPERRAVEKVTSNKGADDDNYDDEPDETLGERLLGLTEMFPEPVRRFTGKMVDLTTTSIKGLYSFSCNASWIFFTSSVILFAPVIFETERAQMEEMQKSQQKQVLLGPGTAMDRAGPPPTLPLIR; this is encoded by the exons ATGGATTCTGATCCTGACATCGAAATTATCGAAAAGGATAGTGGAATGTCATCATTGGGCGGCAGCAAGGATGAAACACCAGAGCGACGAGCAGTTGAAAAAGTT acatcaaacAAAGGCGCCGATGATGACAATTATGACGat GAACCAGACGAAACCTTAGGCGAACGACTTTTGGGTCTCACAGAAATGTTCCCAGAACCAGTTCGACGATTTACTGGTAAAATGGTCGATCTTACAACAACCAGCATTAAAGGTCTTTACTCGTTCTCATGCAACGCTTCCTGGATATTCTTTACCAGCTCAGTCATACTATTTGCGCCTGTTATATTTGAAACAGAACGCGCACAAATGGAAGAAATGCAAAAATCGCAACAGAAACAAGTCCTACTTGGTCCTGGCACAGCGATGGATCGCGCAGGTCCACCACCAACGTTACCACTCATTCGATAA